CATGGTAAAGCCGGAGCTCGTCGAACGCGCGGTGGAAGTGCTGCGCAGTGGTGGTGTCATCGCCCTGCCAACGGAGACGGTGTATGGCCTGGCGGCCAACGCCGAGGACGAGCTGGCGGTGCGCCGTGTCTTCGCCATCAAGGGTCGCCCCGCCACCCATCCGCTCATCGTCCACCTGGCGGGTGTCGAGCACCTGACCTCGTGGGCCCGGGAGGTCCCCGAGGCCGCGCGCCGCCTCGCGGACGCCTTCTGGCCGGGGCCCCTCACGCTGGTGCTCCCGCGCACGCCGCGCGCCACGGACGCCATCACCGGCGGCCAGGACACGGTGGCCCTGCGCGTGCCCGGACACCCCGTGGCGCTCGCGGTGCTGAAGGCCCTGGGAGGCGGCGTGGCGGCGCCGAGCGCCAACCGCTTCGGTCGCGTGAGCCCCACCACCGCGGAGCACGTGCGCGTGGACCTGGGGAGCGACGTGGACCTCGTGTTGGATGGGGGTCCGTGCGACGTGGGCGTCGAGTCCACCATCGTCGATTTGAGCTCCGGCTCGCCCGCCATCCTCCGGCCGGGTGGGCTGTCGGCCGAGGCCATCGAGCGCGTGCTGGGCCATCCGGTGCCGGTGCGTGTGGCCTCCAAGGTCCGTGTGTCCGGCTCGCTGGAGTCGCACTACGCGCCCCGCGCGGGCGTGGTGCTCGCGGAGCCCACAGAGGCCGCGGCCCGCGTGCGTGCGTTGAGGGAGCAGGGCTTGAGCGTCGGCGTGCTCGGACCGCGAGGGCTGGAGCTGCCGGGAGATGTGCCGCGCTTCGACGTGCCGGAGGACCCGGCGGGCGCGGCGCGCGTGCTGTACGCGAGGCTGCGCGAGGCGGACGAGAAGGGCCACGACGTGCTCGTGGCCTGTCTGCCCTCGGCCAGCGGCCTGGGCATCGCGGTGCGCGACAGGCTCGCGCGCGCCGCCGCGCCTCGCACGCCCTATCACTGAGCGGTCCAGCCACAGCGCCCCGACACGACACGCGAGTCCGGCGCCACGCGATATGCCGCGCGCGCGTCCGCGTTGTTCAGGATGTCCCGCGTGCGAGGCGAGTCCCCTCCACGCGCGGCCACATCCGAGAACGAGGCGACGATGACGATGATGAGACGGTGGCTCGCCGTATGCGCGGGCCTGACGGCGGTCGTGTGCGCATCCGGCTGCGCCAGCAGTCCTCAAAAGGCGCTGCTCGGTCGGACCAGCGGACTCGTCGTCTATGACCTGCCCGCCATGCAGGTGATGAAGGCCGCGGAGGCGGAGCTCAGTGAGCGCGGCTACGCGCTGCTGCCCAGCACCGACCCCTACTTCCTGCAGACGCCGTGGAAGGTGAGCGGCAACTACGACATGGGCTCCAGTTGGTCGCGCCTCTACGTCGAGGGCCGCGTCCGCGCGGATGGCCGCTTCGTCGTGCGCGCCTATGAGATGGCCGCCACCACCTTCGCCAGGACGCAGGCGCTGCCCTTCGGCCTGCGCCAGACGACGGGCGCCACCATCGACGACAAACCCAACGCCACCCCCGCCGAGCTCATCGCCTCCGAGCCCGAGCTCCAGACGCGCTCCGCCCGCGCCAACATCCGCCGCAACCTGGACCTGGAGTGGGCCATCCTCGAGCGCCTCAACCCCGACTTCGCCAACAAGGTGAAGGAGCAGGTCGACCTCTACGTGGCCCACGAGCCCCGATGACGCATCCGGACAACCCTCGCGGCCCCCCAGCAGCGCCGCGAGGGCACGTCCCCAGGGCCAGAGGCCCGCTCGGAGGGTGAATCCTCCCGGGCGCGCCGGGGGCTCGCGGCCGGGTGACGGACTTGAATGAGGGGTGGGGCTCCGATATCCCGCGTGTACTCCCAGAGGAGCGTCCCCGCGTGATGCGAAGCCTGTTCGGACTGGTCGTCGCCCTGTCGTTGTCCGCCTGCAAGGAAGAACCCCGAGGCCAGCTCGAGCCCATCGCTCGTCCCCCGGGCATGAAGGACGCGCCCGCCCCGGGAGCCGCCGCGCCCGCCGCCGCCCAGCCTCCGGTGGACCCGTCCAAGGTGACGCTCCGCTGGAAGCTCGCCGCGGGCACCCCCGTCACCTACCACCTGGACCTGGAGCGCTCCGGCGCCGCCCCCGCGCCGCAGGAGGCCGCCGAGGAGGCTCCCGCCAAGGGCAAGAAGGGCAAGGGCAAGGAGGCCGCGCCTGCGCCCCAGCGTCCCGCCGCCCCCACCGCGTCCTTCCCCACCGGCTTCACCTACGTGCTGGAGCGCGCCGACTCCGGCGACTACCGCCTGCGCGTGCTCCCCGAGGGCAAGGACACCACCGAGGACACGGGCGCGCTGAGCGAGCGCGGCTTCGTGCTCGACGGCCTCCAGGGCATCAACCGCAACATCGCCGCGCTGGTGCTGGAGCTGCCGCTCGCGCCCGTGGGCCCCAACGACACCTGGGCGCTGGGCACGGAGCTGCTCACGCACGACGCGCTGGGTCCCCTCTTCACCACCACCAAGACGGAGCGCCGCAACCGTGTGAAGCTCACCGCCCTCACCCAGGATGGCGGCGACCAGGTGGCCACGCTGGAGTACGACCTGCTCGAGCAGCTCTCCGGCAAGGTGACCAGCCGCCGCGCCCCGCCCGCGGTGCCCGCGCGCGCGGATGACCCGGTCGAGGAGGAAGAAGAGGAGGCCTCGGGCCCGCCCACCACCGAGGCCAGCGCCGAGGTGCGCATCACCGGCAAGGGCGAGTTCCTGGTGAAGGCCGGCCGGTGGCGCACGTGGGAGGGCACCATCGCGTCGTCCTCGCGCGGACCCTTCCCCACCAACGCCCTGCAGGTGCCGCCCGGCACGGTGAAGCTGACGCTCACCGCGAGGGAGTCGGCGCCCCCTGCCGCCACGGCGAAGCCCCAGCAGTAGCCGCGCCGTCGGACTCGCGCACCATCCGCACCACCGCGTCCACCCATGCGGGGTGGGCGTTGAGCGAGGGGACGAGCGTCAACGACTCGCCCCCCGCCTCGACGAACTGCTCGCGGGCCCGCATGCCCACCTCCTCCAGCGTCTCCAGGCAGTCGGCGACGAAGGAGGGGCACATCACCGCGAGCCGCTTCACGCCCTGCTTCGCCAGCTCCGGCAGCACCAGGTCCGTGTAGGGCTTCACCCACGGCGTGCGCCCCAGCCGCGACTGGAAGGACACGCTGAAGCCGCCCTGGGCAAGCCCCAGCCTCTCGACGATTCCGCGCGTGGTGGCGAAGCACTGGGCCCGGTAGCAATGCCGGTTGGCGTCCGTGAGCGCGTCACAGCACCCCGCCGACGCGAAGCAGTGCTGCCCCGACGTGTCCGTCTTGCGCACGTGGCGCTCCGGCACGCCGTGGTAGCTGAAGAGCACGTGGTCCGCGCGGGCCTCGGCAATCACCGGCCGCGCCACTTGCGCGAAGGCGTCCAGGAACGACGGGTGCCCGTGGAAGGCCGGCACCGCGCGCACGTTGGGCACGTCCCAGCCGCTGGAGAGCACCTCGTACACGCGCGCCAGCGACGACGCCGACGAGGACGTGGCCTCCTGCGGGTACAGCGGCAGCACCGTGAAGTCCGACACGCCGCGCGCGCGCATGGCCGCCACCGTGTCGGGGATGGACGGGCTGCCATAGCGCATGGCCAGCGCCACGTCGTACTCGTGGCCCAGCTTCTCGCGCACCGCGACTTCCAGCGCCCGGCTGTACACCAGGAGCGGCGAGCCCTCCGGCATCCACACCTTGCGGTACGCCTCCGCGCTCTTGGCCGGGCGCGTGGGCAGGATGATGAGGTTGAGCAGCATCCAGCGCCCCACGGGGTGGATGTCCACCACGCGAGGGTCGCTCAGGAACTCGCGCAGGTAGCGCCGCACCGGCCCGCTGTGGGGCGCGTCCGGCGTGCCCAGGTTGACGAGCAGCAGCCCTGGCTTGTTCGCGGGCGTGTTCATCAGTGCAGGGCGTTGGGCAGCGTGAGGGCGAACTCGGCGATGCGCGCCTCGAAGTGCGAGCCGTCCGGGCGCTCCATGTCGTAGCTGCCGCGCATCGTCCCGAAGGGCGTGCGCAGCATCGCCCAGCTCGTGTACTCGAAGCGCTCGCCCGGGGCCACGCGAGGCTGGCGACCCACCACGCCCTCCCCCTTCACCTCCTCCACCTTCCCGGAGGCATCCGTGATGACCCAGTGCCGCGCCTTGAGCTGCGCGGGCGCCTCCCCGTCGTTGACGATTTCCACCGTGTACATGAACGCGTACTGCCCCGACTCGGGCGAGCTGCGCTCGGGCCAGTAGGCCGGCTTCACGGTGATTCGGATGCCATCAGTGGTGGCGCTGGAAGACATGCCTCCACATTTGAAGGCAAGGCCCCCGGGTTGCAAGCAAAACCCCGGCGGCCCCCCGCACCGGGGCTCAGGTCTTCGCGCTCTCCCGGTCATGACCGGGCTCCGGACTCTTGGGCCAGATGAGCGAGGCGATGATGGCCGCCAGGAGGATGGCGCCAATCACGCCCAGCGACAGGCCGATGTGGATGTGGATGTCGAAGAACGTGATGAGCATCTTCACGCCCACGAAGGCCAGGATGGCGCTCAGCCCCAGCTTCAGGAGGTGGAACTTCTCCATCAGGCTGGCCACGACGAAGAACAGCGAGCGCAGGCCCAGAATCGCGCACACGTTGGACGTGTAGACGATGAACGCGTCCTGGCTGATGCCCAGCACCGCGGGGATGGAGTCCAGGGCGAAGAGCAAATCCGTGGCCTCCACCACCAGCAGCACGATG
The sequence above is drawn from the Myxococcus fulvus genome and encodes:
- the hemH gene encoding ferrochelatase, with protein sequence MNTPANKPGLLLVNLGTPDAPHSGPVRRYLREFLSDPRVVDIHPVGRWMLLNLIILPTRPAKSAEAYRKVWMPEGSPLLVYSRALEVAVREKLGHEYDVALAMRYGSPSIPDTVAAMRARGVSDFTVLPLYPQEATSSSASSLARVYEVLSSGWDVPNVRAVPAFHGHPSFLDAFAQVARPVIAEARADHVLFSYHGVPERHVRKTDTSGQHCFASAGCCDALTDANRHCYRAQCFATTRGIVERLGLAQGGFSVSFQSRLGRTPWVKPYTDLVLPELAKQGVKRLAVMCPSFVADCLETLEEVGMRAREQFVEAGGESLTLVPSLNAHPAWVDAVVRMVRESDGAATAGASPWRQGAPTPSR
- the apaG gene encoding Co2+/Mg2+ efflux protein ApaG, whose amino-acid sequence is MSSSATTDGIRITVKPAYWPERSSPESGQYAFMYTVEIVNDGEAPAQLKARHWVITDASGKVEEVKGEGVVGRQPRVAPGERFEYTSWAMLRTPFGTMRGSYDMERPDGSHFEARIAEFALTLPNALH
- a CDS encoding L-threonylcarbamoyladenylate synthase translates to MVKPELVERAVEVLRSGGVIALPTETVYGLAANAEDELAVRRVFAIKGRPATHPLIVHLAGVEHLTSWAREVPEAARRLADAFWPGPLTLVLPRTPRATDAITGGQDTVALRVPGHPVALAVLKALGGGVAAPSANRFGRVSPTTAEHVRVDLGSDVDLVLDGGPCDVGVESTIVDLSSGSPAILRPGGLSAEAIERVLGHPVPVRVASKVRVSGSLESHYAPRAGVVLAEPTEAAARVRALREQGLSVGVLGPRGLELPGDVPRFDVPEDPAGAARVLYARLREADEKGHDVLVACLPSASGLGIAVRDRLARAAAPRTPYH